aatacATAGTACAGTTTACCCATGGTGACTTAAGGCAAGCTAAGTCAACCATGTTGCACTCTGCTACCATTTTCTTGGTTCAGTGGCTCCTACCATAGGCTCGTGCTTCACGATGCTGCAAATCAGCATGGGAAGAAAGCAACACAGTGGCTGTTGTGCTCAAGAGAGCTGTGCCTACTGAGGAGGAAAACATTCCCATCCCCACACATCCACAGAGCACACTTGTGTATTTATTTGGCTTTTGGTTTGGTTCCCTTCTGCCAAAATGCTCCTTTGCCATTTGCACAGTCAGGGTCTAGAACGTTGAGACGTGAGACTAGAAACTTTCTATGCTCCCTGGAACGTTAACAGATATGTACTTTATcttgaggaaagaaaaatatacctTCTATTGGCTCCACATTTGGTTAAATACTGTTTCCCACACTTCACAATGAAgttgtgttttcaatttctgCCTGTGAAGGGAAATATCTGGCCAAGCCTTAGAATTTATCAACCCTGGAATGAACTTGGAGATGTAATAAGTCCATTTGGGATCACATCAGGTCCAAAGCCCCAGTAGAACCAGTATGTCGTTTCTTCTCTACTGCCactcacacaaaaaaattctaataGTATAAAAACAGTAGTAACGTTTTTGGCCTAACATGtccattcaattttattttcctctgcCCCTAAAATATTCTGCTTTGAAGATACTAGCAAATATTTAGACCTGGAAGTTTTCACTGATTTAATGTCGTGAAGGTGACTACAAAGGACTGGGATGGACTCGAGATTCAAATACAACCCTAAAGATGCCCCACCTCTTTCCCCCACTCTCTAAATTGAATTTGTTCCAGAGATTATCGTAATATCATTTTTCAGAGCTCTATAAATAGATGGATTCTCATTTCTCCTCTTAAGCACTGTTTGCTAAATGTTTTGGCCCCGAAGTTCAGTCATTCCATGCAAGCATTAATCAATACAGGAGACATTAGTGTTACTCGTTCAGATGAGATTTGACGTTATTTTTCCTCTGCTTatggggaggggatgggagtGTTGCTTAATAAAGATGAagagtcttttcttcttttgtatgaAATGGAAACGATGAGGACATGTGTAATATACATTTCTCTAATATCAGGCTGCTGCCTTTTGTTGAGAAAGAGAGGCAAGGCCCTGGAGGATTTTCGACTTTGTAAATATGAAATTATCTGCCTtggtgtttaaaaaaataaaaaaagggagaaagagttgGCAGGTTGCCAGATTACTTACATTACAGTAATAGATTTGCTGACCCCTGACTTCTGCTGTAGAGAAATGTATTGAATTTTTTATAATATCAGATGAGGCAGATCTAAAAACCTAGTGTACCAAGCACCATTATTTAACTTCAGATTTAGCAAAGCTCAAATCTTTTCAAACCAGCAATTTCTTATATGATGATAATTTACTGGCTCAGACACTAATAAATCAAAGTTATAATGCCATTGATTTGTTAATTTTAACTTGGGTTGATTTTTAagtcttctttatttaaaaagaagaagaagaatgagatggaaaaaaaaatcttgcttttcACAGTGACTGAATTTAATAAGAATCTCCGTGATAGCAAAAGGATCCCCTACTGTTTCTGCTTTGGGGTGGAAAATGTTATTCTTGTATTATTCctagtgaaaaataaaatctcatgcTGCTACAAATCTTATGCCTATGAAaagatgttattttttaatacatGATGGCTTACCTATTTCAGATCCATTAATGGCACCATAAATAAGCATTTTGCTAATCTGAAATGTGAAATCTGGGTAATAATAAAGACTCATTTATCTATCCAGCTTTCAATCCCCAGACCTGATGTAGATCAAGAGGGGGAAATTTTTCTCTGGATTTACTAATGGATATATTACTTCTTTTCCCCACTACTTCCGCCCACCTAATACCCAGTCTGCGTTCCTAAGAGTTGCAGcccattgaaaaatatttttcctgtgtAATGAATTCTTGGGAGCTGggtacatttttgctttttatctgTACAGTCTAGAAACTGATTAAATCTTTGTTGTACTACAAATATTTGAGGAATAATCACTCACAAGGCATGGGCATGTTGCATTATACAAATTCTTTATGTAATGCAAGCCTACTCAGCTTCCTGCACTGGGCAACGCTGACCTTCTATTAGCTAACCTGTTTTTAATGGTACCACATGTACACTGAACATTGAAACGTTCAGAAACCTGTAATAGCATTCGTCCTCTTGTACTGTAAAACTTCTAATAATCAAATGATAAGATCATATCCTGTAGGGTAATTGTGTTGTACCGTGGCAGGATAACTGAAAAAACATTCAGTGAAAATTGCACCAAACGGAAATCACTCTATGAAACAGCAATTGTTTCTGCCCTGTTCTTCAGAGCTTAGCTGGTCATAGttctatttgtttccttttaactgctgcctttcttgttttattttgggagTCTTTTTTTCCTTAGCCACTATAATTATCTTTCAATGATTTAGcagggaaaaaaatattcagttgacctttatactctctctctctctctctctctctctctctctctctctgtctctctgtctctctctcagctTTGAACAAGCAGGGCTTATGTTTGGATTCAGTTTTACCTTAGTCATGCCTCTTTCCAGATACAAGAAACATTTAATTCCAGATTTCCTGCTTCTGGCTTTAGGCCTTTGACCAGCAAAgtgaaatgcatttttttttattactatcgCCCGCCAGCTGCTGAGTTgagtgaaaaggagaaagagaaaaagaaagaaaagaagaaaagggggtgggggtggaagaactaaaatgaaaatgttgcCCTGCCTCATGAACTTACAAAATTTAAGATTCTTTGGTACCCATCTAAAGAACTGAGTTGACCCAAGCGTTTCAGATCGCAGGGTGAGGGCTCCTCTGGGGCCCATTTGGTATCTCCCCAACCCAGTTCTCTGCTTTTCCTCGTACCCTCCCCACACTCCTCCTTCTAAGGAAAGAGGGTCTGTCATGATGTCACTATCTCAATTAGAGAATGGAGCTGGGGGAAGGGTGGTACCAACAATGGGTAATAGTTGGAATGCCCAGGCTTCTGAGCTCCTTAGGTTTCCATGGcagcaaaacaaaagtaaaacaaaactatcTGTCCCaacaataaaatatgttttcattaaaatcaatttaaaatatttttccagtttaAAATATTCAATGCATTTTTGCTCCTAGACAAAATTCCCCAACCTGCCGATACTGAAGGGGATAAACTCCTTGGCAGAACAACGCAGATAAAAGGAATTGGGGGAGAAAGTCAGGGACTTTACACATGAGACagaataaattcaagtatgagcaagattgcttttttctctcttctgcttaGTTATGCTTTTTATTATCTAAACATTAACTGTAATATTACGGTGGGAAGCAGGTATTTGGCAGCCGTCTATTATTTCAGTGCGTCTACATAGAGAGCACAGTTTCCAGTTTTAGCAGCTGTAACATGTTTAAACTCAGTTTGTAATGGGATCTGAAGATGACTATTCCCCATGGGCTATGTTGATCTTCATGGCTGGCCCACTGCCAGAAACAGGGCTCGAAAGCATTATTCATGCCTCTTTTCGTGTACCTTGTCTGAGCATGCTCAGTGAGTGGATTTTGTTTCTAATATACTATAAACTGGGATTTGATTTTCCCCCCAATTTACTGTGTATgttattaaagaataaaacattaGGGTCACAAAAGTCCTCATGGCCTTTCTTTCAAACCTGAatggttgttgttttaattagCTGAGATACAAATTATATAGTTGGAGACCAATTTTAGGATAACTAACAAATATTCTAAATCAAGGAAGCTTTTGTCTGGGTGTCTCAGTTTAAAAAGAATAAGGATTCCCAATATTTGAACAGATTTTTGTTGTCTATATGCCAAGTAcattttcttcattgagtcaaCTTGTCTTACTTTAAACAAATTATGTTTGCTGTATTAAAGTTCATATTTTTAAGGCTGAGTCTTGTATTAATCCCACAGTGAGTCATTAATCATACCAACTGCATTATAAAAACTTTAATCACTGAAGTTGAAACTGAGATTGTAATGCAATCCATGCCTTTTAATTACATCAGCCCTTTTTCCCGTTCAGATCAAGAGCTGCGTCGCAAAGGGAAAACAGATTAAAACCAGAATTGTTTgatgtttctctttttagagcAATTTTATGCACTTTGTTTAAAAAGTTATGTAATTAAAATGCTTGAATTTTTCAGTCCTCTGATTTTTGTGGCTTCAGTGGTTGGTCTGCTTCCTTCTTCCTGGGGCCCTGTTTTATTTGGTACCCCAAAACAGACCTTGTCATGCGGGCATTACCTGCCCCCTTGAGTGTGGCCATGCTCAGCTTGCCTCTTCTTGACTGTTTGATCTTAAGTGTTGGGTGGATGTGTCAAGATGAGTAAAAACTAAAACTTTGGAGATCTGGCAACCAGGTTCAAATTCCAACTCTATCAAATGGTGTGACCCAtaggaaaattatttaaacttttgGGATCTCATACCTGTTATACCTGTTATAAAGAGGTTAATAATAATACTCCATTGGGATGTGATAGAGATTATAGGAAGTAATCTCCATGATATATCTGATCTATCCTTGTCCCTCATAAATACAAGATTAATGTGGTTAGAGGCTTTGAATgtcttgttcactgctgtatctCAAGTACCTAGAAAACTGCCTGGCACTTAGTAGCTGCTCCATAGATGAGATGGTAAATAAACAGGCTACCATTACTTTCATGATATTGTTGGCACTTGGCCAAGTGGTGTGGGCATTGATGATAGTGTTGTCAACCTTGGGTGCTTCCATTGCTATCCATGGTGTAGagacccacaaaaacaaaaagtgtgtCTTGCAGGAAAGCACTTAAGTGACCAGATACTGATTTTCATTAACAAAGTAGATCAGTAAACTGTAGAGTAAGTTTCTAGAATGCATCAGTGTCACTGGCAATGAAGTCATTCAACAAGTTGCTCCTACAGTAGTCCTCCTTTTTTCCGTGGTTTtgctttccatggtttcagttacccaaGGTCCACCACAGTCGGAAAATATTTGTCTTGACTCGTTCAAGAGAAAGGGACCACATTTACCTAACTTTTATctagtatattgttataattgttttattttcttattctttatggTGGTTAATCTCTTACTATGTCTaggttataaattaaaatatcaggTATGTATGTGTAGGAAAAATATAGTGTatgtatagagagagagagagagtttggtACTATCACAGGCATCCACTGTGGGTCTTGGAACACATCCCCTGCTGATAAGGGAGCAACTCtactgagaaaagaaagaaaactttcataGTGTTGATATGACTGGAATTGGCCAACTGACTTatcatctctttttctcttcttttagatTAATTCTACCATATGAAAGGTTTATTAAGGGAGAGGAAGATAAGCCTTTGCCTCCAATCAAACCTCGGAAACAGGAGAACAGTTCACAGGAAAGtgagaataaaacaaaagtaTCAGGAACCAAACGCATGAAACATGAAATGCCTAAGagcaagaaggagaaagagagtgCCTCGAAGCCCCAGGATGCACCTGAGGTGAGTTGCTGTGCTCACCTCCTCCAGGTCTCCTAGAACCCATAACCCACAGCTGGGTTCCTGCATAGCTCATACTAGACTGAGAAATCAAAAGAACATACTTTCTGATTCCCCAAACAGTTCCCCAGTTCCTGAAAACTCTTCCTTTTGCTTGGAAGCTGAAATGCAATGCATCATGGTACAGAATGAGATAGGCCAAGAATAGAATCTAGAAAGACGAGAACATCCTGTAGGAAACTGATAGCAAAAGCTTTGCCTTTAAGATAGAAGGAGTCAGAGCTGCAGCTCTTTGAAACCAAGGCATTCTATTGTGAAGATGTGGCTTCTTGGCCATTTCACAGTTTATCTGAGGAGTCACCATAACTTTCCAGGATCCAGGGTGGAGGGTCATTGAAATCGCCATTGCTGTGTCCCTATAGGACTCTCCAGAAAGTTTTAGAGATGAGTTTCCCTCCTATAATTGACCTCTGTGCAACAGTCCTGGGTTGAGACCAATTTTGCAAGATCTTAAGTACATAGTGTTTATGGGGAAATTTTGAAGTGGTTGCTCTGAAGCCATTATTATCTCTCATATTAACAGGTAGTTTTTGAACCTTTTAAACAAGCCTCAGATACCCATAGCCCCCAACAGCTTTTTGGTAGAAACCATTACTGTCAGTGTATAGCCAGTCATGGAGGCTGATCTGGGCTTTGTTTcaacatgaataataaaaaacccCGCTgcccattaaagaaaaaaaaaaaaaacttagcagCCACATTTGGAGACAGCATATTGTAGGATCCAACCCCTGAGGGACTTTTGGTACTGATATTAAACACCCTCTAAAAATCAAGTTTATAATGAACACATAAGAGACTTCCTAATTAAACACTggtttaacacacacacacacacacacaaaccctaacTAGATATTAACTCACCCATCTGACTCCTCTGTAAGGAGATAATGTTAATAACAGGAGAAATttgtttttatgattattttttaagttttgtaaataatttaagctctagtaatttaaaaaggaagaaaaaatggtgATGCAGACTTCTAAACATCTGCAGTTTGCAACATAAATGGCCAAAAGCAAGGAAATTCCAAGTTAAGGCTTACATTCCATTCTTCCTTTATCCTGTTGACCTGGTGATTTATTAAAGGGCTTCAGATCAGTAAGTTCTGTTAGATAACATATGTAAAATGCTGCCAAAGCACCAGTGGACAAACGGAGGACCAAGGGGCCAGCTGACCTTTGAATGGCTCTAATGGGGGGATGAAGTTTGAAGTGGTTAGTTTGTGAGTTTGGGAGGGATCCTTGGCCCATGTGTCAAGACCCTCAATTTGGGAAATGACCATTCCCAAGAGTGGAGTTTTGCTCCCCAGAGTCCAGAGAAGTCCTGATAGCTCTTAGATCCTCTGATTCCTATAGGCCCCAACTGTTTCCTTTCAGGAAATGAGTTGTAAGTATCTGGGGTTTCAAAGTCTGTCATGTGAGGTTATCTAAACTGCATGAAATGTCCACCAGGAGGACATTCAAGATTGTCCTTATACTAAGAATCACTCCACACCTCCAACATAGACCCATTTTATTAATTAGATAGATTTCTTCTTGTGATTGTGTTTGGGGATTGGGATTTGTACTTAATTGTCACTTTGTTTTCGTTGTTGATGTTTGGAGTATGCAACACTGAGCTCAATAGAGATAGTAGGGGTGATAAACTCCTTCTAGTCAAATCTACAGTCTTCACCTAGTTGAATCTCAAGTTGCATAATTAAGAAGGTATTGCTTAACATTTAACATACGAACAGAGTGCCATCTTTAAAAGGtggccttttgctttttttttttttttttttgctttcacagCCCCCTAAACCTGTTTTATAGGCAGAAGCATGAGACTCCAGTGTACTTGATAGCCTAGGTCACAGAAACTTCAGTGTGGCTGAGTATCCCCCAGAGCCCCACTTCAAACTACAGCCCCATCAGAAACTAATAATTAAATGCAATTTGCCTTTTGCACTTACTCATTTTTCTGTACTTTCATGTAATGTAGAAGCTCAAGAGACCAATGATGAGTTTTAACATAGAACAAGTGGTGATATTTGTACTAGAAAAGGCAACTGTTAGTGAGAAAAAGGATGAGGGATAAGCAAAGCTCTTAGGAATAACACATCTCTACAAAGCAGCAATATATTTAAGTGGGTTTGAGGACAAACATCTGTGAAATTGGTgtgatttcttaaaattattgttCCTATGTATCCCTAAACTAGTATCTTCCATCTTTCTCAGAATGCTAATATGATTGGCATTTCTTTCTTGGCAGAGAAGAACAAAGTTATAGAGATGAGATTAAGACAGGAGTTGGGGGACCACTTCAATACAACTGTTTGCGACTGTTCCACTAAGACAAGTCAGAATGGACTGACAGCCATTTTTGAAAAGGCTTGTCAGTCAGCTGGGTCACATATGCAAAGTTAAAATGACCTTTTAAGGTCAAAGCTTGCATGACTGAATAATGGAGTAAAGGGGTCGAATTGTGCCCACAACTTCTGTGAATAGAGACACATAGAAAGCATCCGTCTCATTGAGTATAATTTATTTCAATGAAGAGAAAAGCTATGTTTGTAGTGGCACTCAATATATGAAGTTTGACAATTTCAATTCTGGCTTTTAATAGCAATGTAGTTTGCTATACGGTAGAAGGACTTAGAATATCTGTGTATCAGGTAGATAGGTTCCATCCGCATCCTTTTTCAGTGTCTTAACTAATTATCTGCATGTCATGTGGCACTAAGTAGAAATTGTTAATGTTTAAACATCACTAATTTTTAATGCATCTATCCTACTGAACCCATTAGGAAGGGGTTTGATCTCTCAAAGAAAGGCAAGGAgtaagtttgtttgttgttgacgTGGGTTTGGTTAGATTTTTGAAAGAGAGgtacatcaaaaaaaaatctttctcagaAGTGTCATAGAACACAACATGTAATTTAAAACCCATTTGGATAATTGACTGATTTGACAAGAAGACAACCCTAGAATTAAACTATATATTAGAATCAAGGAGTGATGTGATTGTATATGATCAGTATATAACAGTTCACTATTTTGATAGGTGTCTCTTAAGGGACTGGAGTGAATATGCAAATTTCTACTAATGTTTTTGTAATTTAGATTTCTTTGTTTAGAGCTGTGATTGGAGACTGATAAAGCCTTACAGAAACTCAGTGAGCTGATTGACAAGTCTGTTTTCAAGAAAAACTGCTGTGTCTGATACTTTATTTCAGAGCAGAGTGTATCAGTGTATTTGATTTTGTTCTGActgtctttgaaatattttatcagGTGTCATTGGAGCAAGAAAAGGAACAAGAGACTTTAAACCAGAAAAATGTCACTGAGCCTCTCCCAGCAgcagacatgaagaaaaaaacagatgggTACCAGGATGTAGCAGTGAGGTCCCTGGCGTCCAGAGCAGACCCAGAAAAGGACAGTGAAACTGACCAAAGTTCCAATAGTGAGAAGGAGGCCGAGGAGGCAGGAGAGAAGGGTCCTGCTCCTCTGCTCCCGAGCACTCCCTTGGCTCCTGAAAGGGATCCAGTCCCAACCCCTGGTGCTGGCAAACAGTCCCTTGCCTCTCCCAGTGCCCTGATGGACTCAAAACAAGAAGCCAAAACCTGCTGTTTTAGAGAGAACCCTGAAAATGAGCTCCAAGATGCACCATTCCCCAGCTTCCCAACCACGCAGCCACCACTGGCAAACCAGAATGAGGTAGAGGAGGACAAGCTGCCTGCAATGGCTGATTACATTGCCAACTGCACTGTGAAGGTGGACCAGCTGGGCAGTGATGACATCCACAATGCACTCAAGCAGACCCCAAAGGTCCTTGTGGTCCAGTCATTTGACATGTTCAAAGACAAAGACTTGACTGGGCCCATGAATGAGAACCACGGACTCAATTACACACCTCTGCTATACTCTAGGGGCAATCCAGGCATCATGTCCCCACTGGCCAAGAAAAAGCTTTTGTCCCAAGTGAGTGGGGCGAGCCTCTCCAGCAGCTACCCTTATGGCTCGCCACCCCCTTTGATCAGCAAAAAGAAACTGATTGCCAGGGATGACTTATGTTCTGGTTTGTCCCAGGCTCACCACAGCCAAAACACTGACCACATGGCAGTCAGCCGGCCATCAGTGATTCAGCACGTCCAGAGCTTCAAAGGCAAGTCCTCGGAGGACAGAAAGAGCATCAATGACATCTTTAAGCATGACAAACTGAGTCGATCAGATGCCCATCGCTGCAGCTTCTCCAAACATCACCTCAACTCCCTGGCTGACTCTTACGTCCTGAAGCAAGAAATTCAGGAGGGCAAGGAGAAACTTCTAGAGAAAAGGGCACTCCCCCATTCCCACATGCCTAGCTTCCTGGCAGATTTCTACTCCTCCCCACATCTTCACAGCCTCTATCGTCACACCGAACACCATCTTCATAACGAACAGACATCCAAGTACCCTTCCAGGGATATGTACAGGGAATCAGAGAACGGTTCTTTTCCTTCCCACAAACACCAGGAAAAGCTCCATGTAAATTATCTTGCATCTCTCCATCTGCAAGACAAAAAGTTGGCCTCAGCAGAAGCCTCCACAGATGATCAGCCAACGGATTTAAGCCTTCCCAAGAACCTGCACAAGCCTACTGGCAAGGTCCTGGGCCTGGCCCACTCAGCCACAGGACCCCAAGAGAGCAAAGGCAGCTCCCAGTTCCAGGTCATCAGCAGCCAGAGTCGAGACTGTCACCCCAAAGCCTGCCGAGTGTCACCTATGACCATGTCGGCCCCTAAAAAATACCCAGAATCACTTTCCAGATCGGGCAAACCTCACCATGTGAGACTGGagaatttcagaaaaatggaAGGCATGGTCCATCCCATCCTGCACCGGAAAATGAGCCCTCAGAACATTGGTGCAGCACGTCCCATCAAGCGCAGCTTAGAGGACTTGGACCTGGTGATTGCAGGGAAAAAGGCCCGGGCAGTGTCCCCCCTGGACCCGTCCAAGGAGGTGTCTGGGAAGGACAAGTCCTCAGAACAGGAGAGCGAGGGCAGCAAGGTAGCCTATGGCGGGCATTCCGGGGGAGGATCTGAGAGCCACAAGCTTCCCCTGTCCTCCCCTATCTTCCCAGGTTTGTATTCTGGGAGCCTGTGTAACTCGAGCCTCAACTCCCGGCTCCCAGCCGGGTATTCTCATTCTCTTCAGTACTTGAAAAACCAGACAGTGCTCTCCCCACTCATGCAGCCCCTGGCTTTCCACTCGCTCGTGATGCAAAGAGGAATTTTTACATCGCCAACAAATTCTCAGCAGCTCTACAGACACTTGGCTGCGGCCACACCTGTAGGAAGTTCGTACGGGGACCTTTTGCACAACAGCATTTACCCTTTAGCTGCTATCAATCCTCAAGCTGCCTTTCCGTCTTCCCAGCTGTCATCTGTACATCCCAGTACAAAACTGTAAGCCCAGCTCTACCCAGCATCTCAAAACAGCAGAGCTGACAGAGCTTCACTCTCACCTTGGGGTGCTGGCTTGCAGAGTTTAGAAGTCAGTATTCCTTCTAATCTTGGGGTACTATTAGTCCCAGCCAGAGAGGCCGAGAGGAAAGGTGAACACACCTGATTTTTCTGGGACAACTGCAACCTGGCTGGTCCATCTTGACTCCCTTCCAACATCAATGCCCTGGCATCCCAGATCATTTGTTTTGCAAATGTGTCTTGTGAAGGGATTTCTGTATATCTGGGAAGAACTTAGAGGGCCCCATCTGAGCTCGAATGGTCAGGAAACAATCTGAGTCAAACGGGGCAGGCTTTTCAAAGGAAGGGGCAAAAACAGACTGGCAAACGTAGCCAACAGATACCcctcttttcataaaaaaaaaaaaaaactctccaagTTCAATCAATGCAATGTATAGTGAAACTTCAATAGATCTTTCATTTTGACACTATTAAACAATCCAGAGAAGTAAACACTGTTAAATTAACTGTATATATTTGCTTCTTGAAACTTCCCGTATCACTGTTTGCTCACCTAATTTATACACAGGCAGTTCATTTTCTCCCAGTTCCTTCTTGCTCCCCCCTTTTTTAATTAAACaatattgcttttatttgcaggttctttgtttttgttttatctttttttttttgtttgtttgtgttaaaGGCTGACTGACTGTCCTAGTTGTTGATGCGTGTTTgtaatttttccacattttatcattttgagCAGCTTTTGGTGGTAAAGTTATTGTTTACAAATTGAAGCAACTGATTCTAGTGgaacaaatgagaaagaaacagTCGAGCACACCTAAGTGCAAAGAAGGTTCCTTTGCAGCTCCGCACCTTGCGGGTTTTGTTCCTCGTAAATGGCATAGTTCAAAGAGCTTACACACTGCTTACTCGCCACATGCTTTGCTTTGAAGTATTGGGTTATGTGAAAATATTGAGCATTGTACTTACCTTATCTAGGCTGTGAAACTGTCCTACATACCAGAggaatcataaaaacaaaaacctcactgGCAGAAACTGATGAATAACAACAGAATCTAGAAGACATATTTGTGGGCTGCACAGATATTTTAGGAATTTCAGAAATTAGAACAGGAGCCAGAATGACTTTCATTGGTGTTGACACTGCTCCCTTTATACGGTCTGGGAAAAGAGGGTTGGGGAAAGGATGGAGCTCAACTGTCCAACGGAGGAGGAACGGCTGCAGGCCTGACCATTTGACCATCAGGCAGCTTCCCTAGGCAGCAGCCTTTTGAGTCCTAGGCAGTCACTGTCTTCATCAACTGGTTTCTTGGCATTCCCAAGAAGATTCTCCCAGGTTCCATCTTTGGGAATAATTGCCATAatggattactcatttcaaaagaaagttaTGTTCTTTGGGTTTTTGGGGCATGAGTTTTGTGTGCATTTGCACACATAAAGCAGTTTGGGGTTTTTAATCACCTGGCAATACTGTCCACTTTACAGTTTCTTGTGTATTTGGAAGTGAATGGTCAACCTGGTTAAACACTCAGAAGATGTGGAGTATGCCTATTGTCATTCTTGACCCTTTATTTCATTTGCTCCTCAGATGTAAAATCAAGGTGGACATATTTTCTAAGTGTATTTTAAGAGTCGATTAATAGTGGAATTTCTTCCCCATCCCCACCCGCCCCTGCTGAAGACTGCTTTGATGAAGTCCCCAGcccattctcccctcccccaacactaCTAGTAGACTTTAGAATCATAGTTAACCAAGCCTTTTACCTCTGAGATATTTAAGTCTATGAAAATTGATGACAATTTTCAACCTCTAAATAGATAACGCAACTGCAAAATAATCAAAGCCAATAACAGTGAAACTGCGGCTCTTACACAAAGCCATGCATGCCGTGCATTTGTATTGAAATGTCTCCATAATATGAAGCCAAATATTCCATGTAACATACTTAATATCCAAAGGTGGAAACAAGAGAATGTAGAGATCCAGTGTTAAGAGTTCCATTTGCTTCAATTAATTATTTACCTTCCTGtggaataatatatatatatatatttaatagaaTCATAGATAGACTAGTAGAATTTAGATTATAAATGTGTGAATGCAGATTATCCTGCTATTGCACAAGAATGAGGGGGGGAAATCTCAATTCCAGCTGGCAAAATGCTGGCCAGGACACATACAAGAAAGTTGCACTAGATTGAATGGTCACAGAATCAGACGACATGGAAGAAAAACGCTGGTG
The sequence above is a segment of the Castor canadensis chromosome 7, mCasCan1.hap1v2, whole genome shotgun sequence genome. Coding sequences within it:
- the Arid5b gene encoding AT-rich interactive domain-containing protein 5B isoform X2 codes for the protein MLKRIQDKPSSILTDQFALALGGIAVVSRNPQILYCRDTFDHPTLIENESICDEFAPNLKGRPRKKKPCPQRRDSFSGAKDSNNNSDGKAVAKVKCEARSALTKPKNNHNNCKKVSNEEKPKLAIGEECRADEQAFLVALYKYMKERKTPIERIPYLGFKQINLWTMFQAAQKLGGYETITARRQWKHIYDELGGNPGSTSAATCTRRHYERLILPYERFIKGEEDKPLPPIKPRKQENSSQESENKTKVSGTKRMKHEMPKSKKEKESASKPQDAPEVSLEQEKEQETLNQKNVTEPLPAADMKKKTDGYQDVAVRSLASRADPEKDSETDQSSNSEKEAEEAGEKGPAPLLPSTPLAPERDPVPTPGAGKQSLASPSALMDSKQEAKTCCFRENPENELQDAPFPSFPTTQPPLANQNEVEEDKLPAMADYIANCTVKVDQLGSDDIHNALKQTPKVLVVQSFDMFKDKDLTGPMNENHGLNYTPLLYSRGNPGIMSPLAKKKLLSQVSGASLSSSYPYGSPPPLISKKKLIARDDLCSGLSQAHHSQNTDHMAVSRPSVIQHVQSFKGKSSEDRKSINDIFKHDKLSRSDAHRCSFSKHHLNSLADSYVLKQEIQEGKEKLLEKRALPHSHMPSFLADFYSSPHLHSLYRHTEHHLHNEQTSKYPSRDMYRESENGSFPSHKHQEKLHVNYLASLHLQDKKLASAEASTDDQPTDLSLPKNLHKPTGKVLGLAHSATGPQESKGSSQFQVISSQSRDCHPKACRVSPMTMSAPKKYPESLSRSGKPHHVRLENFRKMEGMVHPILHRKMSPQNIGAARPIKRSLEDLDLVIAGKKARAVSPLDPSKEVSGKDKSSEQESEGSKVAYGGHSGGGSESHKLPLSSPIFPGLYSGSLCNSSLNSRLPAGYSHSLQYLKNQTVLSPLMQPLAFHSLVMQRGIFTSPTNSQQLYRHLAAATPVGSSYGDLLHNSIYPLAAINPQAAFPSSQLSSVHPSTKL
- the Arid5b gene encoding AT-rich interactive domain-containing protein 5B isoform X1, whose translation is MEPNSLQWVGSPCGLHGPYIFYKAFQFHLEGKPRILSLGDFFFVRCTPKDPICIAELQLLWEERTSRQLLSSSKLYFLPEDTPQGRNSDHGEDEVIAVSEKVIVKLEDLVKWVHSDFSKWRCGLRAGPVKTEALGRNGQKEALLKYRQSTLNSGLNFKDVLKEKADLGEDEEESNVIVLSYPQYCRYRSMLKRIQDKPSSILTDQFALALGGIAVVSRNPQILYCRDTFDHPTLIENESICDEFAPNLKGRPRKKKPCPQRRDSFSGAKDSNNNSDGKAVAKVKCEARSALTKPKNNHNNCKKVSNEEKPKLAIGEECRADEQAFLVALYKYMKERKTPIERIPYLGFKQINLWTMFQAAQKLGGYETITARRQWKHIYDELGGNPGSTSAATCTRRHYERLILPYERFIKGEEDKPLPPIKPRKQENSSQESENKTKVSGTKRMKHEMPKSKKEKESASKPQDAPEVSLEQEKEQETLNQKNVTEPLPAADMKKKTDGYQDVAVRSLASRADPEKDSETDQSSNSEKEAEEAGEKGPAPLLPSTPLAPERDPVPTPGAGKQSLASPSALMDSKQEAKTCCFRENPENELQDAPFPSFPTTQPPLANQNEVEEDKLPAMADYIANCTVKVDQLGSDDIHNALKQTPKVLVVQSFDMFKDKDLTGPMNENHGLNYTPLLYSRGNPGIMSPLAKKKLLSQVSGASLSSSYPYGSPPPLISKKKLIARDDLCSGLSQAHHSQNTDHMAVSRPSVIQHVQSFKGKSSEDRKSINDIFKHDKLSRSDAHRCSFSKHHLNSLADSYVLKQEIQEGKEKLLEKRALPHSHMPSFLADFYSSPHLHSLYRHTEHHLHNEQTSKYPSRDMYRESENGSFPSHKHQEKLHVNYLASLHLQDKKLASAEASTDDQPTDLSLPKNLHKPTGKVLGLAHSATGPQESKGSSQFQVISSQSRDCHPKACRVSPMTMSAPKKYPESLSRSGKPHHVRLENFRKMEGMVHPILHRKMSPQNIGAARPIKRSLEDLDLVIAGKKARAVSPLDPSKEVSGKDKSSEQESEGSKVAYGGHSGGGSESHKLPLSSPIFPGLYSGSLCNSSLNSRLPAGYSHSLQYLKNQTVLSPLMQPLAFHSLVMQRGIFTSPTNSQQLYRHLAAATPVGSSYGDLLHNSIYPLAAINPQAAFPSSQLSSVHPSTKL